The nucleotide window GCTCTTCGCGGACTTCCACCGCATTGAGCCCAGCTTGTCGATCTTGGGCTGAGCTTTCTCACCCCCGATGTATTTCTGTACAAGCTCAAGTGAATCGATCGGCACGTAGAGCCGGTCGTCATCCTGATACTCGATGAGAAGGAAATCTTTCTCGTAGTCGCCGACCTTAAGTTTTCGAATGCCCCTGTATACGCCGATGCCATGTTCGATGTGGACTACATACTCCCCTACAGCCAGGTCCTTAAATGAATTGAGGAACTCGTCGACCCCTTCCCATTTTTTCTTTATAACTCTTTTCTTTGGTCCGACGATCTCTTCTTCCGTCAGCAGGATGATGCTATTTGTCCGGAATCCACGTCTCAGCGGGCCGATAACGATGCCCCACTCTTTCTCTTTCGTGGCCGGGCTCATGGAGGAGAGTACCGGCAGCGCTATATCGTAGTTTTTGAAAATCTCCTGCAATCGTTCCGCTTGGTGGTTGTGCACTGCGAATATGTAGAGGTGGGAGAAGCCTGCCCAATCGCTCCTCAGCTTCTCAGCCAGGGTCTTGAATATCTCCGTCTTTCTTGCTTCAAATGCAATTCTTAGATCGTCGTTCGAGACGGCCTCCAGTACGGGGCCATCTTCATTCCCTCTGATGCCTGAGGTATCAATATTGAGAAAGAATGAAAATCTTGTTTCCAGATCCTCAAGAGAGGTGATAGGCGATGTATCGGCGTTGCTGTTCAGCAGCGAGGCTAATTCCCTGTGTGCGACGACGCTTCCTTCCTGGAGGTAATCGAGGAGTGTCGCATCTCCTTCTGATGAGCGGGTGGGTATAAGCAGGCATCGCTCGATCTCTTTGAGCGACCTCTGGCTTGCAGGATCAAAGTGCCTGATAGAGTAGACCTGATCGCCCAGAAACTCTATCCTCAGGGGTTTGTCGGAAGAGGGTGAAAAAATGTCGACTATTGCTCCCCGTTTTGCAAAATCGCCCTGTTCACGGACCAGCGATGCAGGCTCGTATCCTGCAGACTCAAGGAATGTTATCAACTCTTCCTGCAGGATCGTGTCGCCGAAGACCACTTCGCGACTACCCCGTGTGAGGTATTCAGCCTGAAAGAGCCTATGAAAGAGGGCTTCTGACGGAAAAAGACCAATGAAGGAATTGTCGGTAAGCAGGTGATGGAGGAAAGCTATGCGTTTTGAATCGTCTTCCTTTTCGAAAATACGCTGAGTGTATGTTGGGAAGTAATGTACATCACGTCCGGTAAAAAACTCCAACTCCTCCTTCAAAAGGAGGGCTTCATCGTCGGCATCGTAAAGTACGATGATCTTACGGTCTACTATTGTTGATAGAAAAAAGGAGAGAAAGGAACCTATTCTTCCGGTTATGTAAATTGTGCCTTTATCTGGAACGTGGTACATACATGACCTTGGGTAAGCAGTTAACTGTGCGCAGTAAGCGGTCAAACCACGACCTACAGCCCTTAGTCTACCAGATTTTTTGAAAGCTTATCTGCAGAAGCTAGTTCGTATATGGCGAGGGTTCTCTTCCATACTGCGCACAGCTCACTGGTTAGTCTCTTTATTATATCAGTTTTTCGGAGGTTCAGCCAGAGTCTGTGGTTATTCCGATGAACAGTATATTGATGCTCACCGCTACTGCTCACCGCTTACCGCTCACTTTAAGTCTATTGTGCTTCGGGGAGGACGCTCACGGTTTTTTCGTACTCGCTCAGAACCGCCTTTGCGAAGCGCAGGCTGGGCTTCTGACGTTTGGTTGCAAGTTCCCTCGCCTTCGTCTGACCGCTATTGTATGCGTAAAGCGCCCAGGAGAGGGTCTCAAAATTCTCAATAAGCTGCGAGAGCTGGTAAACCCCAAACTTGATGTTCTTTTCCGGTTCATGGAGAATGCGGTCACTGCTCCAGTTGACACCAAGCGTTTCCGCGATGTCCCGACCCAGAGACGGTTTGATCTGCAGCAATCCCCTGGCTCCTTTCGAAGATACAGCATTCTCTTTGAAGTTGCTCTCCACTTTCATGACGGCCAATACGAGCCGGTAATCGAGACCGTGCTTCTTCGACTCAGCATACACGTGAGTTGCTATTTCCCGCAGCCTTTCTTCAGACACATCCGGCATGCGCTCTTGCAGGTAGCCCACAATGTTCTCTATGGTGTTGTCATCGTGAGAGTCAGGGGCTTGCACGTGCTTCACCGTATGCGTTGCCGTAACGATAAGCGCGGGTATCATCGCAGCCGAAGTCAGAACGAGTAATACTTTCCTTGATGGTTTCACAGCGTGTTACTATAAGACACCTGGGTCTTAATGTCAACCATGGGAAAGACGGCGAGTTGAAAGGAAGGGTTTCTGTCCGCAGAGGTTGTCTCAACCCTGAGTCAAAAAATGATATCCCTTGTTGATGAAGAAGAAGCCCAAGAAGATAAGAAAGAGGCTGCATACGAAAAGTACGCCTTTTATGATGGGAGTGCTGACGTATCTCCTCCCCATGTGAATGCTATAGGAGACAAAGCTGTACCATGCCAGATCTGAACTGATATGCCCTGCAAAAAAGGCAACCACGCCAGCTATGCCAAGGCCTCTTGCGAACATGACGTAGCCGAGACCGATGGTGAGCCACCAGATAAACCAATATGGATTGGAGAGGCTTATGATGATGCCGGCGAAAACAGGGTGTAGGCCTTTGACAGAACCATTGTCGCCGGCATTGAGGCTATATCCGCGCAAGCTTTTCATGATAGCGATGCCCATGGATATCATGACCACGCCGCCGCAGAATGAGAAGGACATGTACAACGTTGGATTAGCGAGCAGGCCGCCGAGACCGAACACAATCAGAATCAGTAAGATAACCTCAAGCACGCCGTGTCCCAGCACCACTAGCGGGCCCACGTGCCCGCCCCGTTTCGCTGATTCAGTTATGGTGACGGTCAGGAGAGGGCCGGGTGCCATTGCCCCTGTCAGGCCCAGAATAAATCCCACAGCGAAGAGGCTCCACAAGGTCATAGGGTTTAAGTAAACCACAGTTCGTGAGGAAAATGGTAGCGTCAAGAGGCATGAAAGCAGGACATCAAGTGCGTTGCTGACGCGTTGTTTCTCCGCGGCGGATTGCGAAGATGGTTCAGGCTTTTGTGGTATAATGTCGACCGCACGGGCCTCATATATGGAACGACAACAAAGCAGCGATTTTCACCCTCCGATCTCAGCCAAGGTGCCTTGTACCGGTTTGGATTCGATAATAGAACGAGGCGCTCAAGCCGTGGCGAACAGAGGCGTACTCAAAGGTCGTCAGCGTGAAACAGGGCGCAGACAACGAAGCCATCTGATTGAAGACACACTGGTACAGGCGAGGCTGGTAATGCTCGGCACCATCCACCGGGATAAGGATGGCGGTCTGCTCCTTTCGGGATGGCTCGACCGCGTCAAGCCCGAAGTGATTACCCTGGAGTTCTCCCTCTACGGCATGCTGTTCAGAAAAGTCCACGGGCCCGAACTCCGCAAACGGGTAGGTGCACTCATCAGAGAAATGGCAGTCCCTGTGGAGCAGTCGCGTGCAGTAGTTCAGGCACTCTCTGACTACATTGACCTTCCCTACGAATATGCCGAAACCTCACGCTACGCTGACGGTGCCGGAGTGCCGCTCCACCTGCTGGATGTAGATCGCTTCTCTATGATCAATCTCTGGCACGTACAGGAGTTGATTGATGAGCGAAATCTGCGGACGTGGTTGGGCGATCAAACATCGCGTGAAAACGAGATCACAAAAGAGAGAGCACTCGCCCGTCTTTTTTTCGACAAGGGTGTGCGGGCTTTTGCTTATACTGACGAAATGCTCACGCGCGACAGGCATATAGTAGAGAAACTGGCTTCCTTGGCGCACCGCTACAATGGTAAGCGCATTCTCCACGTATGCGGATGGCAACACCTCGTCGACCAGGGCAACCTGTATCATACACTCAATCCGGTAAAGGTTTTTCTTCATGATAGAACTCTTCGTGTTTGACTTGGGAAAAGTAATTCTTCCCTTCGAACACCGGCAGATCGCGTCAAAGCTGTGGCAAAGGTGCAGGAACAAGGGACGTCTGCCAGAGAGCGCCATTTTCGATGACCTTTTTGACATGGAAAACGGCGCAATAAACCGCTACGAGGAAGGACTCTCTTCGTCCGAGGAGTTCTTCCTGGACATTCGCAAGCGCTATGACCTCGCAGTGGAGTTTGAGGAATTCAGTGAGATATGGAACAATATTTTCTGGGACAATCCAGAAGTAGATAAAGTACTTGTGTACCTGAAAAGCAAGGGCTATCCCTTGTTCCTGCTCAGCAATACAAATGAACTCCATTTCTCATACGTGATCGAGCGGTTCCCGATTGTTCACCTTTTTGATGAATGGATACTCTCATTTGAGGTGGGCGCGAAAAAACCCGCCAAGCGCATGTACGATGCAATCTTTGAAAAAACAGACGTGGACAGGGCTCACGTCCTGTATATCGATGACATCGATGCGTATGTTCAGGCAGCCCGTTCTTACGGGATTCCGGGGCTCGTCTACACAAGCCCCGAAGATCTGTGGCACGTTCTGAGGCAGTATGGCATTTAAGGGTATTTTGACGGCTCACGGCTCACGGCTCACGGCTCAGGGCGGCCTCGAGTGATCCCTTATCCCCATATTGATCCGGTTATCGTCCAGATAGGACCCCTTGCCGTCAGATGGTACGGCATGATGTACGTCGCCGGTTTTGGCCTTTCGTATTTGCTCTTGCTGTACCAGGTCGGACGCAGAAGCGTGGCAGTTACACGCGCCCAGATAGATGACCTATATTTCTACCTGATTCTCGGGCTTCTCGTTGGCGCCCGGCTGGGATACGTGATCTTTTACAATTTGCCATTTTTTCTGGAGCATCCTGTTGAGATCTTCGTGCTGTGGCATGGAGGCATGTCCTTTCATGGCGGCCTCATAGGAGCATTCCTCGCGGGCTACGCTGGGATCAGAAGAAAAAAAATAGATTTCTGGAAAGCGGCCGATCTGATCATTCCGACCGCCCCGGTAGGCATAGGACTGGGACGACTGGGGAACTTCATCAACGGAGAGTTGTACGGTAAACCGTCGGACGTGCCCTGGGCGATGATCTTTCCGGAAGGGGGTCCGGTGGCCAGGCACCCTTCACAGCTCTATGAGGCTTTTCTGGAAGGGCTCCTTCTTTTTTTGATTCTCTGGTTTTATAAGGACAAGAAGAAACGGGACGGGGATGTGTTCGCGCTCTTCCTCATATGCTATGGATTTTTCCGGACGTTCTGCGAGTTCTTCAGGGAACCTGATGTGCAGGTGGGTTACATCTTCGGCATCATCACCATGGGACAGATACTGAGCCTGTCCATGGTGTGTATTGGTCTCTTCCTGAAATATGGGTACTTGAGAAGGAGGGGTCGATCGTAATGGGATCGGAGTTGGAACGTCAGACCAAGGCAACGGGTTCTGAAGTCAGGAGTCTGGTGTCTGATGTCCGGAATGAAGCCTTCCGGGGTGAACCGCGATGAACAGGGGGTTGGTGAGCAGGTCAAAAAAGATAGGCATGCCGCCGGGAACGCTTGTGCATATAGGACAGCAGAAGCTGGATGTCCAGAAGATAAGCGTTCTGGATTATGATGAGAGCGGCGTACACGAATATGAAATAGAGGATGTTCGCGGGCAGTGTGCGGGTTTGAAAGAAAAGCCTGCAGTTACGTGGATAAGGGTGAGAGGCCTCCATGAAACGGAAAAAGTGAAAGCTCTGGGCGAGTGTTTCGGGCTTCATCCCCTTGTGGTGGAAGATATTCTCAACACTGATCAGCGCTCAAAGATGGAAGATTACGGTGATTACCTCTACATTGTCTTCAAGATGCTTTATTGCGGGGTGGACAGGAGGGAGGTTACCCAGGAGCAGATCAGCCTTGTTCTTGGGCAGACATTTGTTATTTCCTTCCAGGAAGCTGAGAATCAGGTGTTCGAGCCTGTGAGAGAACGTGTGCTTTCTGGGAAAGGGCTGCTGCGCAAGCTCGGGCCGGACTATCTGGTGTACGGTTTGCTGGACATTGTCGTTGATAATTATTTCTCGGTACTGGAAAAGCTGGGAGAGAACATAGAGGTTCTGGCGGATCGGGTCCTCGACAAACCTGAGCCCTCAACCCTGCGCGAGATTCAGACTTCGAAACGAGAGATGCTCTTCGTGCACCGCTGGATATGGCCCCTGAGGGAGACAGTGAGCATGCTGGGAAAACGCGATTCAGCGCTGGTGAAGGAATCGACGATCGTTTACCTGCGGGACGTCTATGACCATACACTCCAGATCATGGACACTGTTGACCTGTACCGTGAAATGCTCTCCGAGACTCTTGATTTGTACATGTCGACCGTGAGCAACAAGTTGAATCAGGTCATGACCGTGCTCACGATCATAGCAACAATATTCATCCCTCTCACATTTCTGGCCGGCGTCTACGGCATGAACTTCAAGAACATGCCAGAACTCGAGTGGCGATGGGGCTATCCTCTGTTCTGGCTCGTCATGGTTGTGGTGACGCTGATTATGCTGGGGGCCTTCAAGCGAAAGAAATGGTTCTGAAATCAATTCGCCTTTGAGTCGCCTACCTTCGCTGCCCTTCAGCCTGTTCTTGCTCCCGCCACCCGCGTGGATGTTGATTGCCCCCGCTTGACGGAGGGTTGCTCGCGGGTACCCGGCCAAACCAAGGCCTCGGCTCGCCCGGGGTACCCAGCTGAAGGCTGGGTCGTCCATCTCAAATGCGAATTGATTCGAGATCGCTTCTCCGGCTGGTTTTCTTTGTGCGCCATGAGACTTTCTGTTACAATTTTGCTTCGAGAGTCATAATATAGATAAAGGGGTGGCTAATGATTCAGAAGACGATCGAGAATATTGAAACGAAGATACGAGAAAGCGACTCTGTCAGCAATGAGAGCAGAAGCGAATTATTGGGCCTTCTGGCAACCCTCAAGGCTGAGATCGGGGAGCTCTCAAAGACGCATCCGGAGCAGGCGGAGAGTATCACCTCTTTTGCGCAGGCATCTGCACATGAGGCTACAAGAAAAGAGAAGAATCCTGATCTTCTCAAGCTCTCTCTGGATGGCCTGTCAGGGTCGGTCAAGGAACTGGAAACATCTCACCCAAATCTTACGCGTCTTGTAAACAGAGTGTCGCAGGCTCTGGCCAATATGGGGATCTGACCGCGGTACGGGAACGTGTATGAAAGCTGACGTGATCGACGTGCTGACGCGGCAATCAGAGCAGCGCTGAAGGAGGATGCGCATGACTAAAAAGGCGGACGCTGTATTCGAGGGTGGTGGGGTTAAGGGAATTGGGCTCGTGGGCGCCGTTTCCGAGATTGAAAAGGCGGGCTATGAATTTCAGAATCTTGCCGGTACCTCTGCTGGCGCCATAGTGGCTGGTTTGCTGGCAGTGGGCTACAGCGCTGCCGAGATCGAGCAGGAAATGGAGAAGCTCGATTACAACAAGTTCAAGGATGAAGGGCCGCTCGATGAAATTGGCTTGATAGGGAAAGGCATCAATATTGGGCTGGACTACGGCATTTACGAAGGGAAGTATTTCGAGTCATGGTACGAAGGTTTGTTGGTCAAAAAAGGCAAGAAGACCTTTGGGCAGATAAAAACAGATGACCCTGACGAAAAATACAGGTACAAATTCCAGGCGATCGCTTCAGACATCAGTGACAGAAAGCTGCTTGTGCTGCCCCGTGATCTTGCCTACTTCGGGTTGGATCCCGACCAGTTCAGTATTTCGAGAGCAGTGCGTATGAGCATGAGTATCCCGATATTCTTCGAGCCCGTCAAATTGCGGGACAAAGATGGGGTTGATCACTACATAGTGGACGGAGGCGCACTGAGCAATTACCCGATCTGGCTTCTTGACGACGGAACAAGTGCGCCGCCTTGGCCCACGTTTGGTTTCAAGTTGATGGAGCCCGACAAACGGGAGTTGAAAGCTGGTAGCCCTAACCCGATCAACAGTATGGTAACCTTTCTGAAGGCGCTTGGCGGTACCATGATGGACGCCCATGACAATTATCACATTTCGAATTCAAAAGGCGATTTTGACAGGACTATAGGCATTCCGACGGTGATTAACCTCAGAGGAAGTGATATCGAGATCAAGACGACTGATTTTGGCATCACCCGGGAACAAAGTCAGGCGCTCTTTGAAAACGGCGCTACTACCGCAAGAACGTTCCTTGCGCACTGGGATTTTGACGCATGGGTGGCGAAGTACAGAAAGTGAAGAGCGGATGACAGTTAAGCAACGACCAGGGTTAAGGTTGAGGCATCCAATAGACGGGGCTGGTCATTTTCGGAATATGGAAAAGAGTATGGTCAGAATGATACTGATGATGATACTCGTGGTGAGAGGGAAATAAAAACTGAATTTCTCTCTCTTGACAAAAATGTCGCCGGGCAGGCGTCCTAGGTAGGGGATCTTGTCAGCATACGTGAACCCTAATCCTATGATGACGAGCACTACACCGAGGATGACGAGCGTCCTGCCTATTCCCGGCATCTCTTCTTATGTATCTCCCAAAATAGTCGCTTAAGGTCTACGGAACAAACTACAATGATTAAGGACTGTTGTCAACGCCCGCACCTTGTGTGGAAAGAAATCTTGACGCCGTGATGGATTGAACTGAAAGAGTAATGCGTCTCATGGATGTGGGCATGGGAAGGGGATTGGGCGTGCGTATTTAAATACAAGCCGTCCTGTGTTATACTTAAAAGTACCATTATTGTTTAAAAAGGAGAGAGATAATGTTTGGTCTTGGGATGCCCGAACTGGTAGTGATCCTCGTAATCGCCCTTCTGGTTTTTGGGGCCGGAAAGCTTCCAGAAGTAGGTGGAGCAATTGGAAAAGGGATAAAAGGTTTTAAGAAAGCGATGTCTGACGATGAGAAATTGCCGCCCGCATCTAAAGACAACTCAGGAGAAGAGAAGAAGGCGTAATCCGATCTGGCTGTCTGCAGCCCCTCACTTTTTTTTGTTCTTGTGTCTTTCGAGTTCGCTGAATACACATCCGCAATAGTTCTGGCGATACATGTTCAACCGCTTTGATTCTGCGACTCCCTCTGGCCAGCCTACCCTGAAGTCCTCATACAGGAAGGGCACGTCGTACTCTTCCGAAAGTTCGGTAGCAATAGCAGCGATATCAGTGTGCCTCTGGTACTTGCTGAAAAGGAGTGTTGTTGTCACCGCGTCGATGCCCCGCTCATTTGCCTGAGCGAAGACCCTGCTCAATCGCGTCCTGTAGCAGAAGAGGCAGCGGTCAAGGCCATAATCGAGAGCTCCTTTCAAGAACGAATCCAGCTCGTAACTGTCGTCGATTATCAGCGGGAAGGAGACGTCTCTTGCAAACGTGAAAAGCGTGTCTCTGCGCTTTATGAATTCAGAGAAGGGGTGAATGTTGGGATTAAAAAAATAGCCCGAGACCTCGTGCCCCTGCTCGTGCAGCACACGCAGCGGGTATATGGTGCATGGACCGCAGCAAGTGTGAAGTAAGATATTCATCGTATCGCCGCGAGTGTCACGAGTTGCGAGGCATGAACAAGAACCTGTTACGAGTTACGAGTTGAAAACAAGGCAACGCTCCATCAATGCTCTCTAATGCGCTCCCAGACTTTCTTGAACTCGTAAAGCGTAACTCGAAACCCGTAACCGCATTTTTTTAACTCGCAACTCGCAACGTGTTTTTCAACTTTTCTTTTCTTGTATCGCTGCCTGCGCCGCTGCCAGGCGCGCCAGCGTCACCCTGAAAGGAGAGCAGCTGACGTAATTCAAGCCTGCTCTGTGGCAGAATTTCACCGAGTTCGGCTCTCCGCCGTGCTCCCCGCATATGCCTATCTTCAGGTTCGGACGAGTTTTTCTTCCAAGCTCTACGCCAAGTTTTACCAGCTTGCCTACACCGCCTTCGTCAAGCCTCTGGAACGGGTCATAGTCCAGAATGTCGTGATCCACATAGTATCTTAGAAACTTTCCCGCATCGTCCCGGCTCATGCCGAAGGTGGTCTGCGTCAAATCGTTCGTGCCGAATGAAAAGAATTCGGCCACTTCGGCAATCTCGTCCGCCGTGACCACAGCCCTCGGTATCTCTATCATGGTGCCAACCGTGTAATGGACGTCGACACCATATTTCTTGGTCACCTCGATGGCTACCTTGTCGACGACATCCTTCTGGAGTTTGAGCTCGTTCACGTGACCGACCAGCGGGATCATAATCTCGGGCTTTACGTCGACACCCGATTTTTTAACCTCGCAAGCAGCCTCGAAAATGGCCTGCGCCTGCATCTCTGTGATCTCGGGAAAGACTATGCCAAGTCTGCAGCCCCTGTGCCCGAGCATCGGATTTGCCTCGTGGAGGCTTTCGATCTTTAATGTAAGGCGGCTCGCTTTGATGCCCATCTTCTCCGCCAGTTCTTTAATCTCCTTCTTGGTGTGCGGCAGGAACTCGTGCAGCGGCGGGTCAAGCGTGCGGATAGTCACAGGAAGGCCTTTCATTACCTTGAAAAGGCCCGCAAAATCCTCCTTCTGCATGGGTAGAAGCTTTGCGAGGGCTTTCTTTCTTCCTTCGATACTCTCCGCGACGATCATCTCGCGCACGGCGTCGATCCGTTCGCCCTCAAAGAACATGTGTTCGGTCCGGCAGAGCCCAATCCCCTCCGCGCCAAAAGCGACTGCCAGTGCAGCCTGGTCCGGCTGGTCCGCGTTGGTCCAGACGCCCAGTTTTCTTGCTTCGTCAGCCCACTGCATCACGAGAGCAAAGGACTGGTACACTTCAGATTCCTCAGGTTTCAATGTTTTGTCTACGAGTACCCTGAGAACCTCCGAGGGAATGGTCTTTACCTGTCCGACGAATACTTCGCCTGTTGTGCCGTCGATGGAAACATAATCGCCTTCCTTGACCGTTTTCCCTTTGACGCTGATTGTCTTCTTACGGTAGTCGATATCCAGTTCCCCCACGCCTGCCACGCAGACCTTGCCCATCTGGCGTGCTACCAGAGCGGCGTGGCTTGTCATGCCGCCGCGGGCAGTGAGGATACCCTGGGCTGCGTTCATCCCGCGGATGTCCTCGGGTGATGTTTCGATTCTCACGAGGATAACCTCTTCTTTACGGGCAGCCCAGCTTTCCGCATCCTCTGCATTAAACACCACCTTGCCGGAAGCAGCGCCGGGACCTGCATTGAGCCCTCTCGCCACGAGCCGGCCCTCTTTAAGGGCTTTTTCTTTCTCCTTCGGATCGAAGATGGGGCGCAGAATCTGGTTGAGTCCATCGGGATCTATGCGCATCAGCGCCTCTTCTCTGCTGATGAGCCCTTCCTTTGCCATGTCGACGGCGGCCCTGAACGCAGCGAAGGCGGTGCGCTTGCCGCTCCTTGTCTGGAGCATCCAGAGTTTACCTTTCTGAATCGTAAATTCAATGTCCTGCATGTCCCTGTAGTTCTTCTCGAGAATGCCGCGTATTTTCATCAGTTCCGCGTAGGATTCCGGCATCTCTTCTTCCAGGCTTCGCACCGACGCATCCTTCTTCTGTTTCTTGTTGATGGGAAGCGGTGTTCTGATGCCCGCCACCACATCCTCTCCCTGGGCATTGAGGAGGTACTCGCCATAGAAGACGTTTTCACCCGTGGCGGGGTTTCTTGTGAAGGCTACACCTGTACCCGAATCCATGCCTATGTTGCCGAAAACCATTGCCTGGACGTTGACAGCTGTGCCCCACGATGCAGGGATGTTGTTCAACTGGCGGTATGCTATGGCGCGGGCATTGTTCCACGATTTGAAAACAGCACCGATGGCCCCCCAGAGTTGCTCCATCGGGTCTTCAGAAAAGGTGACACCCAGCTTTTTCTGGATTGCCCCCTTGAAACGTGCTACAAGGTCTTTCAGATCATCAACGGAAAATTCCGTATCAAGCTTGATCTTCTTCTGTTTCTTTTTTGCGTCAATGATCTCTTCGAAGGGATCGTGCTCTTCTTTGGTTTCCGGTTTCAAGCCCAGAACGACGTCTCCGTACATGGCCACGAACCGCCGGTAGCAGTCGTACGCGAACCATTCGTTCCCCGTGAGTTCGGCAAGGCCTTTGACCGTGGCTTCATTAAGCCCGAGGTTCAGCACAGTGTCCATCATGCCCGGCATACTGGCGCGCGCACCCGACCGGATGGAGAGAAGGAGCGGGTTCTTCGGGTCGCCGAATTTCATGCCCATGATCTCTTCAATCTTTTTCAGGTTTGAGGTAACCTCCGTGTCCAGTCCCTCAGGAAAAGTCTGGTTACGTTCGTAAAAAATGGTGCACACCTCTGTAGTAATGGTAAACCCGGGCGGGACGGGTATTCCGAGGTTGACCATGTCGGCAAGACCTGCGCCTTTGCCGCCGACGAGGTTGCGCAATTTGTCACTGCCTTCAGCAACGCCTCCGCCGAAAAAGTAGACATACTTGGCCATCTTCTCCTCCTTATTATTCTCTCAGTTCTTCGATTCAGGCACCGAAACTCCCGGCCTCAGACATTAGACCATAGACATAAGTCTGAAGCTACTGAAAAGTATGAGGTCTAAGGTTGAGTGTCCGAATTATGTATGTTCTAGCTGGACGCCCTGGAAATCTCTTCTACCCGGATCTTCGAGAAATCACCATAGACCAGGAACATGTCTTTGATTTTAGTCAGTAGCGCAAGGCGATTCGATCTTACGCGCTCGTCATCCACCATTACGAACACCTTATCAAAATACCGGTCAATGGTCTCCTTAAAACCAACGAGAAGGGCAAGGGCTGCCTC belongs to Syntrophorhabdales bacterium and includes:
- the ppdK gene encoding pyruvate, phosphate dikinase; the protein is MAKYVYFFGGGVAEGSDKLRNLVGGKGAGLADMVNLGIPVPPGFTITTEVCTIFYERNQTFPEGLDTEVTSNLKKIEEIMGMKFGDPKNPLLLSIRSGARASMPGMMDTVLNLGLNEATVKGLAELTGNEWFAYDCYRRFVAMYGDVVLGLKPETKEEHDPFEEIIDAKKKQKKIKLDTEFSVDDLKDLVARFKGAIQKKLGVTFSEDPMEQLWGAIGAVFKSWNNARAIAYRQLNNIPASWGTAVNVQAMVFGNIGMDSGTGVAFTRNPATGENVFYGEYLLNAQGEDVVAGIRTPLPINKKQKKDASVRSLEEEMPESYAELMKIRGILEKNYRDMQDIEFTIQKGKLWMLQTRSGKRTAFAAFRAAVDMAKEGLISREEALMRIDPDGLNQILRPIFDPKEKEKALKEGRLVARGLNAGPGAASGKVVFNAEDAESWAARKEEVILVRIETSPEDIRGMNAAQGILTARGGMTSHAALVARQMGKVCVAGVGELDIDYRKKTISVKGKTVKEGDYVSIDGTTGEVFVGQVKTIPSEVLRVLVDKTLKPEESEVYQSFALVMQWADEARKLGVWTNADQPDQAALAVAFGAEGIGLCRTEHMFFEGERIDAVREMIVAESIEGRKKALAKLLPMQKEDFAGLFKVMKGLPVTIRTLDPPLHEFLPHTKKEIKELAEKMGIKASRLTLKIESLHEANPMLGHRGCRLGIVFPEITEMQAQAIFEAACEVKKSGVDVKPEIMIPLVGHVNELKLQKDVVDKVAIEVTKKYGVDVHYTVGTMIEIPRAVVTADEIAEVAEFFSFGTNDLTQTTFGMSRDDAGKFLRYYVDHDILDYDPFQRLDEGGVGKLVKLGVELGRKTRPNLKIGICGEHGGEPNSVKFCHRAGLNYVSCSPFRVTLARLAAAQAAIQEKKS